The following are from one region of the Stanieria sp. NIES-3757 genome:
- a CDS encoding CHP374-containing protein — translation MNLKRFISIVISIAILLIIYSQIELDKLLEIFKNCDLFWMMISLGMVIPLTLFTSWRLQQLIPQDKSLSFIEANRLILGSSVLNMVLPSKMGDIAKAYFMRERNNVSGSLSLAIVIFEKACDLLSLLLWCVFGLIFYPAKDHLFGLMTVIITGGLIIGILLLSSRRFADLFFKLSVKISPHKIANRLNNMRLSWQEMHHYFWGNKQQLLLITITSIFIWFLHLLQIWLFIIALKAYAPFIASLALSPLSILAGLLPLTFAGVGTRDAALIFFYQPYFSEATGAALGLLCTSRYFLPALIGLPFLGQMLATVKKFGKTN, via the coding sequence ATGAATTTAAAAAGATTTATTTCTATAGTTATTAGCATTGCTATCTTACTCATTATTTATTCTCAAATCGAATTAGATAAATTATTAGAAATATTTAAAAACTGCGATCTTTTTTGGATGATGATTAGTTTGGGAATGGTTATTCCTTTAACGCTATTTACCTCCTGGAGACTGCAACAATTAATTCCCCAAGATAAAAGTTTAAGCTTTATCGAAGCAAATCGTTTAATTTTGGGGTCAAGTGTTTTAAATATGGTGTTACCTTCCAAAATGGGAGATATTGCCAAAGCTTATTTTATGCGAGAAAGAAATAATGTCAGTGGTTCTCTTTCTCTAGCAATCGTAATTTTTGAAAAAGCTTGTGATTTACTATCCTTACTATTATGGTGCGTATTTGGCTTAATTTTTTATCCTGCTAAAGATCATTTATTTGGGCTAATGACAGTAATCATAACAGGTGGATTAATTATTGGAATTTTGTTGTTATCTTCACGTCGATTTGCCGACTTATTTTTTAAATTATCAGTGAAGATATCACCTCATAAAATTGCTAATAGATTAAACAATATGCGTCTTTCTTGGCAAGAGATGCATCATTATTTTTGGGGTAACAAACAGCAATTATTATTAATCACGATCACTTCTATTTTTATTTGGTTTCTTCATTTATTACAAATCTGGTTATTCATTATCGCGCTAAAAGCTTACGCACCATTTATAGCTAGTTTAGCTCTTTCCCCTCTTTCTATTTTGGCTGGTTTGCTACCTTTAACTTTTGCAGGAGTAGGTACACGCGATGCAGCTTTAATTTTCTTTTATCAACCCTATTTTAGTGAAGCTACGGGAGCAGCTTTAGGATTACTTTGCACTTCTCGTTATTTTCTTCCTGCTTTAATTGGCTTACCTTTCCTCGGACAGATGTTAGCGACAGTGAAGAAATTTGGCAAAACAAATTAA
- a CDS encoding peptidase T2, asparaginase 2, with the protein MSSNQVQPKLIIHGGAGGHIRSKGGLEAVRNCLHSIVEEIYSLLLNGASATETVLKGCQLLEDEPRFNAGTGSVLQSDGQIRMSAALMDGAAQRFSGVINVSRVRNPIELAKALQNESDRILSDYGAAELLRELNFPIYDPLTDLRLQEWMQERKDNFRKEMAGVIAEEELALPHEARRGTIGVVVLDAQGRLAAGTSTGGKGLERIGRVSDSAMPAGNYASQFAAVSCTGIGEDIIDECLAAKIVIRVTDGLSLKEAILKSMQEASQRQRELGAISIAANGEIAWGKTSEVLLAAYHDGEKIDDTLEWVDDELVGYRL; encoded by the coding sequence ATGTCATCCAATCAGGTACAACCAAAATTAATTATTCATGGTGGCGCAGGTGGTCATATTAGAAGTAAAGGAGGATTGGAAGCAGTTCGTAACTGTCTTCACTCAATAGTAGAAGAGATATATAGTCTACTCCTTAATGGTGCAAGTGCTACCGAAACAGTGCTGAAAGGATGTCAACTTTTAGAAGACGAACCTCGTTTTAATGCTGGTACAGGTTCAGTTTTACAATCCGATGGACAAATTCGGATGAGTGCTGCGTTGATGGATGGTGCAGCCCAACGTTTTAGTGGTGTGATCAATGTTTCCCGAGTTAGAAATCCCATTGAATTAGCTAAAGCCTTACAAAACGAAAGCGATCGCATTTTATCGGATTATGGTGCAGCAGAATTATTAAGAGAACTCAATTTTCCGATCTACGATCCGCTTACAGATTTACGTTTACAAGAGTGGATGCAGGAAAGAAAAGATAATTTCCGCAAGGAAATGGCAGGAGTAATTGCTGAAGAAGAATTGGCTTTACCTCATGAAGCACGTCGAGGAACAATTGGTGTGGTTGTTTTAGATGCCCAGGGAAGATTAGCAGCAGGAACATCTACTGGTGGCAAAGGTTTAGAAAGAATTGGTCGAGTTAGTGACTCGGCTATGCCTGCTGGTAATTATGCTAGTCAGTTTGCAGCCGTTAGTTGTACGGGTATTGGTGAAGATATTATTGATGAATGTCTAGCAGCTAAAATTGTGATTCGGGTTACTGATGGTTTATCCCTCAAAGAAGCCATATTGAAATCGATGCAAGAAGCTTCTCAACGTCAACGAGAGTTGGGGGCGATTTCCATTGCTGCTAATGGAGAAATTGCTTGGGGAAAAACCAGCGAAGTGCTTTTGGCTGCCTATCATGATGGAGAGAAAATAGACGATACCTTGGAATGGGTAGACGATGAATTAGTCGGTTATCGCTTATAA